In Vicia villosa cultivar HV-30 ecotype Madison, WI unplaced genomic scaffold, Vvil1.0 ctg.000881F_1_1, whole genome shotgun sequence, one DNA window encodes the following:
- the LOC131631899 gene encoding isoliquiritigenin 2'-O-methyltransferase-like produces the protein MGSNYEDIHDLPICSPLEAMNDDDDDDDDDACLSAMLLCCGPMIFTSVLKASIELNLFEIIYKANPPCVSASYVASQLQQTTQHPQLPRRLDRMLCLLASHGLLVCSTRTNDEGGSERVYELSLAGKYFVNDEKNGSVALFSTFMNHPKLIDAFTNVKEVLSDCNKGLYMKVHGMAVYEGIQSDPAWNHVFNRAMGDICTIEMKKILEKYKGFEGISLLVDVGGGIGQSLNMIISKYPSIKGINFDLPQVIQHAPFYQGIEHVEGDMFNGVPKGDVILLKAILHNWSDENCLKVLSKCYNALPQHGKVIVVDFIMPQEIQHTKADKMITSFDNLMFLDGGVERTEKEFEKLCKFSGFSSFHVVCLAFSALGVMEFYK, from the exons ATGGGATCTAACTATGAAGATATTCATGATCTTCCAATATGTTCACCCCTTGAAgcaatgaatgatgatgatgatgatgatgacgatgatgcaTGTCTCTCTGCTATGCTTCTTTGTTGTGGTCCAATGATTTTCACTTCAGTATTGAAAGCTTCAATCGAGCTAAACTTGTTTGAGATCATTTATAAGGCAAATCCACCATGTGTTTCAGCATCTTATGTTGCTTCACAGCTACAACAAACAACACAACATCCTCAACTTCCTCGAAGACTTGACCGAATGTTGTGTCTTCTTGCAAGCCATGGTCTTCTTGTTTGTTCCACAAGGACAAATGATGAAGGTGGGAGTGAAAGAGTTTATGAATTGTCTTTGGCTGGTAAATACTTTGTCAATGATGAGAAGAATGGTTCTGTTGCTTTGTTCTCAACATTCATGAATCACCCGAAATTGATCGATGCATT CACCAATGTTAAGGAGGTACTGTCAGATTGTAATAAAGGACTATACATGAAAGTTCATGGAATGGCTGTTTATGAAGGAATACAATCTGATCCAGCTTGGAATCATGTGTTTAATAGAGCAATGGGGGATATTTGCACTATAGAAATGAAGAAGATATTGGAAAAATACAAAGGGTTTGAAGGAATATCATTGTTGGTTGATGTTGGAGGAGGAATTGGGCAAAGTTTGAATATGATTATATCTAAGTATCCTTCTATAAAAGGCATTAATTTTGATTTGCCTCAAGTAATACAACATGCTCCATTTTATCAAG GGATTGAACATGTTGAAGGAGACATGTTTAATGGTGTCCCAAAAGGTGATGTCATATTATTGAAG GCTATACTACACAACTGGTCTGATGAAAACTGTCTCAAAGTTCTAAGTAAGTGCTACAATGCTTTGCCACAACATGGTAAAGTGATTGTTGTGGACTTCATAATGCCTCAAGAAATTCAGCATACAAAAGCAGATAAAATGATTACTAGCTTTGATAATCTCATGTTTCTAGATGGTGGTGTTGAAAGAACAGAGAAAGAATTTGAAAAGCTATGCAAATTCTCTGGCTTTTCTAGTTTTCATGTTGTTTGTCTTGCTTTCTCTGCCCTAGGAGTGatggaattttataaataa
- the LOC131631922 gene encoding GDSL esterase/lipase At2g03980-like, whose amino-acid sequence MFTCKLFWVSLISLQLLLANCYSTKTLVPALYVFGDSSVDAGNNNILNTISKANRFPYGIDFNNCSTGRFSNGKTFADLIAIKLGLPMPPPYIGVSSTERYQIVSGINYASGSCGILNSSRNGECLSLEKQVEYFSSTVMNDLPRNFKTKTELRNYLSKSIFLLSTGANDYILNYFKQEMGPNKMVNPEEFADHLLDQLGSNIKKIYDLGGRKFVIIGIGPIGCIPSFIIKTPHSQNCNEVINQVVKLFTNKLPRKLLELKFKFKLSGSLFTILDSFKLFRKIQNSPEKFGLTNIWDSCVVEGGKPCENRKEYYFYDFAHNTEAANEILANRCFGRRHICFPMNIEKLVHAL is encoded by the exons ATGTTTACATGTAAACTTTTTTGGGTGTCCCTTATTAGTCTCCAACTTTTGTTGGCAAATTGTTATTCTACAAAGACCCTTGTCCCAGCTTTGTATGTTTTTGGTGACTCAAGTGTAGATGCtggaaataacaacattttgaatACAATTTCTAAAGCTAATAGATTCCCTTATGGCATAGATTTTAATAACTGCTCTACTGGAAGGTTTAGCAATGGCAAAACCTTTGCAGATCTTATTG CTATTAAATTAGGTTTACCGATGCCACCTCCATACATCGGTGTCTCATCAACGGAGAGATATCAAATAGTATCGGGTATCAACTATGCGTCAGGTTCATGTGGAATCTTGAACTCATCAAgaaat GGAGAATGCTTGTCATTGGAGAAACAAGTTGAATATTTCTCCTCAACAGTGATGAATGATCTTCCAAGAAACTTTAAAACCAAAACAGAATTGAGGAACTACTTATCAAAATCTATATTTCTTTTATCAACTGGTGCCAATGATTACATTCTCAATTATTTTAAACAAGAAATGGGACCAAACAAAATGGTTAATCCTGAGGAATTTGCAGATCACCTTTTGGACCAACTTGGTTCAAATATAAAA aaaatttatgatttAGGTGGAAGAAAATTTGTGATAATTGGCATTGGTCCAATTGGTTGTATCCCAAGTTTTATCATAAAAACACCACATTCTCAAAATTGcaatgaagttattaatcaagtAGTTAAGCTCTTCACAAACAAACTCCCAAGAAAGCTTCTAGAGTTGAAATTTAAATTCAAACTCTCAGGATCACTATTCACTATTTTGGACAGTTTTAAATTGTTCAGGAAAATACAAAATTCCCCTGAAAAATTTG GTTTGACAAATATTTGGGAttcatgtgttgtggaaggaggAAAACCTTGTGAAAATCGAAAGGAATATTATTTTTACGATTTTGCCCATAATACTGAAGCTGCAAATGAAATATTGGCAAATAGGTGTTTTGGTAGAAGACATATATGTTTTCCTATGAATATTGAGAAATTAGTTCATGCACTTTAA
- the LOC131631906 gene encoding proton pump-interactor BIP131-like gives MVMVEACVNDYLALEIKEYWILDSYLFARCRPYDDPSIKTKIDLLHKKISKKSQAHFHITEALKARRDTFSSPPCTLV, from the exons ATGGTGATGGTGGAAGCGTGTGTGAATGACTATCTTGCTCTGGAAATAAAAGAATATTGGATTCTGGATTCATATCTATTTGCAAG GTGCAGGCCTTATGATGACCCATCTatcaaaacaaagattgatctgcTTCATAAAAAGATCAGCAAGAAAAGTCAAGCTCATTTTCATATCACCGAAGCACTGAAGGCAAGGCGG GACACCTTTTCTTCTCCTCCATGTACTTTAGTGTGA